A part of Botrytis cinerea B05.10 chromosome 2, complete sequence genomic DNA contains:
- the Bcspt10 gene encoding Bcspt10, protein MPAMLDDPSAPTVYRTSGSAPFPDPHDTNPALPLDVFPRQVTLRDRVTIATIVPFASKNRVPPSLLAYLSDQFKKEVELGDTYPMLDTMPPEKFASYWFQNFGAVMLLGSIESADEVVEGKNWATECLGSYYIKPNYPGRSSHVCNAGFLVTDAARGKGVGRLLGESYLHWAPLLGYTYSVFNLVYETNVASCRIWDALGFKRIGRVKGAGNLKSYPGQFIDAIIYGRDLGPDGSDFVSEERFDKIKFYLKHKEYPLGADRAEKSRLRSAATHYKLLPDEDKLMLKGKEVISDPQKQYEIARGIHVLQHGGINKTTAIIAEKYHWVRIKETVSLVIKNCGECKELGKAPVVKPDYQAQLARQSPPKSQDVTDANILSLPEQQQLDHHRDIHQHHDRQSQPSHLQHDFQQIQHHHDHTSTSVSPQVLNRRLPSHSPHLHSNPIVHLKQHQPPISQMQLHHAETRTQSQAQAQAQAQAHSHSPSHRHSATDYLQIDPQIMDYTHTSHSPHPHFDAHHEHDTDSFQAMLENRDVDVDVDADGGGGTGVDGDIDDMLVDQDEVEVEHIGDIGTVEHNNTGDDINTDETMSDSMGNPRHKSHDDVMATARLAQGMISRGVMDRNEG, encoded by the coding sequence ATGCCTGCCATGCTCGATGACCCCAGCGCTCCCACAGTCTACCGAACTTCAGGGTCCGCACCTTTTCCAGATCCTCACGACACAAACCCCGCACTACCCCTCGATGTTTTCCCTCGACAGGTCACTCTACGTGACCGAGTGACAATCGCTACAATCGTGCCTTTCGCGTCAAAAAACCGAGTACCTCCCTCACTTCTCGCATATCTCAGCGACCAATTCAAAAAGGAAGTTGAATTGGGGGATACATATCCTATGCTTGACACTATGCCACCAGAGAAGTTTGCATCTTATTGGTTCCAAAACTTCGGTGCAGTAATGCTTCTTGGTAGTATTGAGTCCGCAGATGAAGTAGTCGAAGGCAAGAATTGGGCTACAGAATGTCTAGGtagttattatataaagCCCAACTACCCAGGGCGTAGCTCCCACGTATGCAATGCCGGATTCCTCGTCACAGATGCTGCACGAGGCAAAGGTGTCGGGCGTCTACTTGGCGAAAGCTACCTTCACTGGGCTCCACTACTCGGCTATACATACTCGGTTTTCAATCTCGTATATGAGACGAACGTCGCTTCTTGTCGCATTTGGGATGCATTAGGGTTCAAGCGTATCGGACGTGTCAAGGGCGCAGGAAATCTCAAGAGCTATCCAGGGCAATTTATCGATGCTATTATATATGGGCGGGATTTAGGGCCTGATGGCTCCGACTTCGTGAGTGAAGAGCGCTTcgataaaatcaaattctacTTGAAACATAAAGAATATCCATTGGGTGCTGACCGCGCGGAAAAAAGCAGACTTCGTAGCGCGGCCACACACTACAAACTACTACCGGACGAGGACAAGCTCATgttgaaaggaaaggaagtcATTAGTGACCCACAAAAACAATACGAGATTGCGCGAGGTATACATGTACTACAACATGGAGGAATCAACAAAACCACAGCTATCATCGCCGAGAAATATCACTGGGTTAGAATCAAGGAGACTGTTAGTCTAGTAATTAAGAACTGTGGAGAATGCAAAGAATTGGGCAAGGCACCAGTTGTCAAACCAGATTACCAAGCTCAGCTAGCCCGCCAATCTCCTCCTAAAAGTCAGGATGTAACAGATGCAAACATATTATCTTTACCCGAGCAACAACAACTCGATCACCATCGAGAtattcatcaacatcatgatCGACAATCACAACCTTCCCATTTGCAGCATGATTTCCAGCAAATCCAACACCATCATGACCACACCAGTACATCTGTATCACCACAAGTTCTTAACCGCAGACTACCATCTCactctcctcatcttcacaGTAATCCCATTGTTCACCTcaaacaacatcaaccacCTATTTCCCAAATGCAACTTCATCACGCAGAAACTCGTACACAATCTCAAGCTCAGGCTCAGGCTCAGGCTCAAgctcattctcattccccATCGCATAGACATTCTGCAACAGATTACCTACAGATAGACCCTCAAATCATGGAttacacacatacatctCATTCTCCGCATCCGCATTTTGACGCGCATCATGAACATGATACGGATTCCTTTCAGGCGATGTTGGAAAATagagatgtagatgtagatgtggatgCAGATGGGGGTGGGGGCACTGGCGTGGACGGAGACATTGATGATATGCTTGTGGATCAAGAtgaagtagaagtagaacACATTGGAGATATCGGAACAGTGGAGCATAATAATACCGGGGATGATATAAATACCGATGAGACAATGAGTGATTCGATGGGAAACCCAAGACACAAATCTCATGATGATGTTATGGCTACGGCGAGATTAGCACAAGGAATGATTTCGAGGGGCGTAATGGATAGGAATGAGGGGTGA
- the Bcspt10 gene encoding Bcspt10, producing the protein MPAMLDDPSAPTVYRTSGSAPFPDPHDTNPALPLDVFPRQVTLRDRVTIATIVPFASKNRVPPSLLAYLSDQFKKEVELGDTYPMLDTMPPEKFASYWFQNFGAVMLLGSIESADEVVEGKNWATECLGSYYIKPNYPGRSSHVCNAGFLVTDAARGKGVGRLLGESYLHWAPLLGYTYSVFNLVYETNVASCRIWDALGFKRIGRVKGAGNLKSYPGQFIDAIIYGRDLGPDGSDFQTS; encoded by the exons ATGCCTGCCATGCTCGATGACCCCAGCGCTCCCACAGTCTACCGAACTTCAGGGTCCGCACCTTTTCCAGATCCTCACGACACAAACCCCGCACTACCCCTCGATGTTTTCCCTCGACAGGTCACTCTACGTGACCGAGTGACAATCGCTACAATCGTGCCTTTCGCGTCAAAAAACCGAGTACCTCCCTCACTTCTCGCATATCTCAGCGACCAATTCAAAAAGGAAGTTGAATTGGGGGATACATATCCTATGCTTGACACTATGCCACCAGAGAAGTTTGCATCTTATTGGTTCCAAAACTTCGGTGCAGTAATGCTTCTTGGTAGTATTGAGTCCGCAGATGAAGTAGTCGAAGGCAAGAATTGGGCTACAGAATGTCTAGGtagttattatataaagCCCAACTACCCAGGGCGTAGCTCCCACGTATGCAATGCCGGATTCCTCGTCACAGATGCTGCACGAGGCAAAGGTGTCGGGCGTCTACTTGGCGAAAGCTACCTTCACTGGGCTCCACTACTCGGCTATACATACTCGGTTTTCAATCTCGTATATGAGACGAACGTCGCTTCTTGTCGCATTTGGGATGCATTAGGGTTCAAGCGTATCGGACGTGTCAAGGGCGCAGGAAATCTCAAGAGCTATCCAGGGCAATTTATCGATGCTATTATATATGGGCGGGATTTAGGGCCTGATGGCTCCGACTTC CAGACTTCGTAG
- the Bcspt10 gene encoding Bcspt10 — protein sequence MPAMLDDPSAPTVYRTSGSAPFPDPHDTNPALPLDVFPRQVTLRDRVTIATIVPFASKNRVPPSLLAYLSDQFKKEVELGDTYPMLDTMPPEKFASYWFQNFGAVMLLGSIESADEVVEGKNWATECLGSYYIKPNYPGRSSHVCNAGFLVTDAARGKGVGRLLGESYLHWAPLLGYTYSVFNLVYETNVASCRIWDALGFKRIGRVKGAGNLKSYPGQFIDAIIYGRDLGPDGSDFTS from the exons ATGCCTGCCATGCTCGATGACCCCAGCGCTCCCACAGTCTACCGAACTTCAGGGTCCGCACCTTTTCCAGATCCTCACGACACAAACCCCGCACTACCCCTCGATGTTTTCCCTCGACAGGTCACTCTACGTGACCGAGTGACAATCGCTACAATCGTGCCTTTCGCGTCAAAAAACCGAGTACCTCCCTCACTTCTCGCATATCTCAGCGACCAATTCAAAAAGGAAGTTGAATTGGGGGATACATATCCTATGCTTGACACTATGCCACCAGAGAAGTTTGCATCTTATTGGTTCCAAAACTTCGGTGCAGTAATGCTTCTTGGTAGTATTGAGTCCGCAGATGAAGTAGTCGAAGGCAAGAATTGGGCTACAGAATGTCTAGGtagttattatataaagCCCAACTACCCAGGGCGTAGCTCCCACGTATGCAATGCCGGATTCCTCGTCACAGATGCTGCACGAGGCAAAGGTGTCGGGCGTCTACTTGGCGAAAGCTACCTTCACTGGGCTCCACTACTCGGCTATACATACTCGGTTTTCAATCTCGTATATGAGACGAACGTCGCTTCTTGTCGCATTTGGGATGCATTAGGGTTCAAGCGTATCGGACGTGTCAAGGGCGCAGGAAATCTCAAGAGCTATCCAGGGCAATTTATCGATGCTATTATATATGGGCGGGATTTAGGGCCTGATGGCTCCGACTTC ACTTCGTAG